One Dermochelys coriacea isolate rDerCor1 chromosome 21, rDerCor1.pri.v4, whole genome shotgun sequence genomic window carries:
- the CDKN1A gene encoding cyclin-dependent kinase inhibitor 1 isoform X1, which translates to MKRSLLPAGLLRHQQGSPRVRQKLEEPCAGNMPLSQSNMHQAPCNRKICRNLFGPVDHEQLQNDLQDLMRRHLEEAQHRWNFDFETETPLEGKLKWERVLYPDMSPACLPSQDPSHSKGNGGEKNQSSPALKISTKDLNVALSSEAVQTGSESHKTSPPRHLKRKQTSIKDFYSSKRRIVPCKPNP; encoded by the exons ATGAAGCGCTCGCTCCTCCCGGCAGGCTTGCTCCGTCACCAGCAAGGATCCCCGAGGGTCCGGCAGAAACTAGAAGAACCTTGCG CTGGAAACATGCCTCTGTCACAGAGTAACATGCATCAGGCCCCCTGCAACAGGAAGATCTGCCGAAACCTCTTTGGCCCGGTGGATCACGAGCAACTCCAGAATGACTTACAGGACTTGATGAGGAGACATCTGGAAGAAGCTCAGCACAGGTGGAATTTTGACTTTGAGACAGAAACACCGCTGGAAGGCAAGCTCAAGTGGGAGAGAGTCCTCTATCCTGACATGTCTCCTGCTTGCCTGCCTTCTCAGGACCCGAGCCACTCCAAAGGTAATGGTGGGGAGAAGAACCAGAGCTCTCCAGCACTTAAGATTTCTACAAAAGATCTTAACGTGGCCCTCTCGAGTGAAGCAGTACAGACGGGCTCCGAGTCCCACAAGACCAGTCCCCCACGGCACCTGAAACGAAAGCAGACCAGCATAAAAG aTTTCTACAGTTCGAAGCGGAGGATTGTCCCTTGCAAGCCAAATCCGTGA
- the RAB44 gene encoding ras-related protein Rab-44 isoform X2: MEEQRKPRKLGSSRRKQLRDAFGDAKTSPIPEEEPFPPEIMEKIQDFFQECDKDQKGFITRADMQKLKKEDFPCSAEELELVFDGLDTNRNGYLTTEEFTTGLKQFLSLQTATRQHRRRKTASRRVYMSRTDYSLEEADSEERKCFRAFMDQLGADNIFEDQSEIWRLWVKLRQDEPHLLGNLEEFLAKMTHRIKEAQSEKVTLELTLNKRVTDHNWEVQQLYEEMEQQINREKQRLQHESKARSHLHTTEVQRALDIVEGEVQRLLVVQSELETQFYSLSTKQHAATSENQRLKENNQDLENQLQQIHIQLQETQGQLGAMRGRVSQLHSEEGRAPYGISFAPDSGHRTRVISTEEDPATEFMKKGEAFFQLEFSGQSSLLRELNDAIAALDNVSEPQVPGTDDLLHGDASLHPARQGGDSKQRIKQVRDSEHQVLSRNDNEPKALSEALSVLSTNQATSQGEALKQGPTQAEPHAQDVKQAPASEPATHNEAPKLTKTEVVYAEVQPPAVSEPAMQATIPKQNPPERGVLLPSVSQPGIREQAAPDEIQKWVSMKRDVVLADVWPLAVSEQALLKEKPPEMKAPEKKTFEQREPPKQEIPPTYLPHVGALHKEGVENEQGGALRRASQLGDTPQAKTQPQSTEKPEATRAEETRGDMDIFQQEEKQASRVKANEDTIPKLGGQGYQGNVTPEQPGGTAKGTTETCTDPDHLYNVLFVGDSNVGKTSFLYRLHEDSFNPSLTATVGMDYRVKNLFVDNKCFALRLWDTAGQERYHSITKQFFRKADGVVLMYDVTSEYSFADVRYWLSCIQEGAGDGIVILLLGNKTDCAAQRQVSTEEGGRLAKVSAQIYWSLPSI, encoded by the exons ATGGAGGAGCAGAGGAAACCCAGGAAGCTGGGCTCAAGCCGACGAAAGCAGCTGCGAGACGCATTTGGTGATGCAAAGACGTCCCCAATCCCGGAGGAGGAGCCGTTCCCACCCGAAATAATGGAAAAGATTCAGGATTTCTTCCAGGAATGTGACAAGGACCAGAAAGGTTTCATCACACGCGCTGACATGCAG AAACTTAAGAAAGAGGATTTCCCATGCAGCgcagaggagctggagctggtCTTTGATGGTCTCGATACCAACAGGAACGGATATTTAACTACGGAGGAATTCACCACGGGGCTCA AGCAGTTCCTGAGCTTGCAGACCGCAACAAGGCAGCACAGGAGAAGGAAGACAGCTTCCAGGAGGGTGTACATGTCCCGCACGGACTACTCCCTGGAAGAAGCAGACAGCGAGGAAAGAAAATGCTTCAGAGCGTTCATGGATCAACTCGGAGCAGACAATATCTTTGAAGA ccaGTCAGAGATTTGGAGGCTCTGGGTGAAGCTCCGTCAAGACGAGCCGCACCTGTTAGGGAACTTGGAGGAGTTCTTGGCCAAGATGACGCACCGGATCAAGGAAGCTCAGAGCGAAAAGGTGACACTGGAGCTGACCTTGAACAA ACGGGTCACTGATCACAACTGGGAGGTGCAGCAGCTGTACGAGGAAATGGAGCAGCAAATAAACCGGGAGAAGCAGCGCCTTCAGCATGAG AGTAAAGCCAGAAGTCACCTGCACACCACGGAGGTGCAGAGAGCACTAGACATCGTGGAGGGGGAAGTGCAGCGCTTGCTGGTGGTTCAAAGTGAG CTCGAGACCCAGTTCTACAGCCTCAGCACCAAGCAGCACGCTGCCACCAGCGAGAACCAGAGGCTGAAAGAAAACAACCAGGACCTGGAGAACCAGCTGCAGCAAATCCACATTCAGCTCCAGGAGACCCAAGGGCAACTGGGTGCTATGAGGGGCAGGGTATCTCAGCTGCACAGCGAGGAAGGGAG GGCGCCGTACGGTATTTCATTTGCTCCTGATTCGGGACACAGGACAAGAGTGATCTCCACAGAAGAAGACCCCGCCACAGAGTTTATGAAAAAGGGAGAGGCGTTCTTCCAGCTGGAATTTTCAGGCCAAAGCTCTTTGCTCAGAGAACTGAACGATGCAATAGCAGCTCTGGACAACGTATCTGAACCACAAGTACCAGGGACAGATGACCTACTGCATGGGGATGCTTCTTTACACCCAGCCAGACAAGGTGGGGATTCGAAGCAAAGAATCAAGCAGGTCAGAGATTCGGAGCATCAGGTGCTCTCAAGAAATGACAATGAACCTAAGGCCCTGTCCGAAGCACTTTCAGTCCTTTCCACCAATCAGGCTACGTCACAAGGAGAGGCTCTTAAACAGGGACCAACTCAAGCAGAACCGCATGCACAGGATGTGAAGCAGGCTCCGGCCTCTGAGCCAGCAACGCACAACGAGGCTCCAAAACTAACGAAGACAGAGGTTGTttatgcagaggtgcagccccCTGCTGTTTCAGAGCCAGCAATGCAAGCCACCATTCCCAAGCAGAACCCACCAGAGAGAGGTGTTCTCCTGCCAAGTGTATCACAGCCTGGCATTAGAGAGCAGGCAGCGCCAGATGAAATACAGAAGTGGGTATCAATGAAGAGAGATGTGGTCCTTGCAGATGTGTGGCCACTTGCTGTTTCTGAGCAGGCACTGCTGAAGGAAAAGCCTCCAGAAATGAAAGCACCGGAGAAGAAGACATTTGAGCAGAGAGAGCCACCAAAACAGGAGATACCACCAACTTATCTCCCTCATGTGGGAGCCCTGCACAAGGAAGGTGTAGAAAATGAACAAGGGGGAGCCCTTCGCAGAGCCAGCCAGCTGGGGGATACGCCCCAGGCCAAGACACAGCCCCAAAGCACTGAGAAACCGGAGGCGACCCGGGCAGAAGAGACAAGAGGAGACATGGATATTTTTCAACAAGAGGAGAAGCAAGCGAGCAGAGTGAAGGCGAACGAGGATACAATCCCCAAACTGGGAGGCCAAGGGTATCAAGGTAATGTGACACCAGAGCAGCCAGGCGGAACTGCTAAAGGCACCACAGAGACCTGCACTGATCCAGACCATCTTTATAACGTGTTGTTTGTGGGGGACTCAAACGTTGGCAAAACATCGTTTCTGTACCGGTTACATGAGGATTCCTTCAACCCAAGTCTAACTGCTACCGTAG GAATGGATTATCGGGTCAAAAACCTTTTTGTGGACAACAAGTGCTTTGCTCTACGCCTATGGGACACAGCTGGTCAAGAAAG GTACCATAGCATCACCAAGCAGTTCTTCCGTAAAGCTGACGGAGTGGTGTTGATGTATGATGTCACTTCAGAATACTCCTTCGCAGACGTGCGCTACTGGCTGAGTTGTATCCAG
- the CDKN1A gene encoding cyclin-dependent kinase inhibitor 1 isoform X3 has product MPLSQSNMHQAPCNRKICRNLFGPVDHEQLQNDLQDLMRRHLEEAQHRWNFDFETETPLEGKLKWERVLYPDMSPACLPSQDPSHSKGNGGEKNQSSPALKISTKDLNVALSSEAVQTGSESHKTSPPRHLKRKQTSIKDFYSSKRRIVPCKPNP; this is encoded by the exons ATGCCTCTGTCACAGAGTAACATGCATCAGGCCCCCTGCAACAGGAAGATCTGCCGAAACCTCTTTGGCCCGGTGGATCACGAGCAACTCCAGAATGACTTACAGGACTTGATGAGGAGACATCTGGAAGAAGCTCAGCACAGGTGGAATTTTGACTTTGAGACAGAAACACCGCTGGAAGGCAAGCTCAAGTGGGAGAGAGTCCTCTATCCTGACATGTCTCCTGCTTGCCTGCCTTCTCAGGACCCGAGCCACTCCAAAGGTAATGGTGGGGAGAAGAACCAGAGCTCTCCAGCACTTAAGATTTCTACAAAAGATCTTAACGTGGCCCTCTCGAGTGAAGCAGTACAGACGGGCTCCGAGTCCCACAAGACCAGTCCCCCACGGCACCTGAAACGAAAGCAGACCAGCATAAAAG aTTTCTACAGTTCGAAGCGGAGGATTGTCCCTTGCAAGCCAAATCCGTGA
- the RAB44 gene encoding ras-related protein Rab-44 isoform X3, which produces MEEQRKPRKLGSSRRKQLRDAFGDAKTSPIPEEEPFPPEIMEKIQDFFQECDKDQKGFITRADMQKLKKEDFPCSAEELELVFDGLDTNRNGYLTTEEFTTGLKQFLSLQTATRQHRRRKTASRRVYMSRTDYSLEEADSEERKCFRAFMDQLGADNIFEDQSEIWRLWVKLRQDEPHLLGNLEEFLAKMTHRIKEAQSEKVTLELTLNKRVTDHNWEVQQLYEEMEQQINREKQRLQHESKARSHLHTTEVQRALDIVEGEVQRLLVVQSELETQFYSLSTKQHAATSENQRLKENNQDLENQLQQIHIQLQETQGQLGAMRGRVSQLHSEEGRAPYGISFAPDSGHRTRVISTEEDPATEFMKKGEAFFQLEFSGQSSLLRELNDAIAALDNVSEPQVPGTDDLLHGDASLHPARQGGDSKQRIKQVRDSEHQVLSRNDNEPKALSEALSVLSTNQATSQGEALKQGPTQAEPHAQDVKQAPASEPATHNEAPKLTKTEVVYAEVQPPAVSEPAMQATIPKQNPPERGVLLPSVSQPGIREQAAPDEIQKWVSMKRDVVLADVWPLAVSEQALLKEKPPEMKAPEKKTFEQREPPKQEIPPTYLPHVGALHKEGVENEQGGALRRASQLGDTPQAKTQPQSTEKPEATRAEETRGDMDIFQQEEKQASRVKANEDTIPKLGGQGYQGNVTPEQPGGTAKGTTETCTDPDHLYNVLFVGDSNVGKTSFLYRLHEDSFNPSLTATVGMDYRVKNLFVDNKCFALRLWDTAGQERYHSITKQFFRKADGVVLMYDVTSEYSFADVRYWLSCIQVGIMGEILAPLKVMPQFPSCSMGEGGL; this is translated from the exons ATGGAGGAGCAGAGGAAACCCAGGAAGCTGGGCTCAAGCCGACGAAAGCAGCTGCGAGACGCATTTGGTGATGCAAAGACGTCCCCAATCCCGGAGGAGGAGCCGTTCCCACCCGAAATAATGGAAAAGATTCAGGATTTCTTCCAGGAATGTGACAAGGACCAGAAAGGTTTCATCACACGCGCTGACATGCAG AAACTTAAGAAAGAGGATTTCCCATGCAGCgcagaggagctggagctggtCTTTGATGGTCTCGATACCAACAGGAACGGATATTTAACTACGGAGGAATTCACCACGGGGCTCA AGCAGTTCCTGAGCTTGCAGACCGCAACAAGGCAGCACAGGAGAAGGAAGACAGCTTCCAGGAGGGTGTACATGTCCCGCACGGACTACTCCCTGGAAGAAGCAGACAGCGAGGAAAGAAAATGCTTCAGAGCGTTCATGGATCAACTCGGAGCAGACAATATCTTTGAAGA ccaGTCAGAGATTTGGAGGCTCTGGGTGAAGCTCCGTCAAGACGAGCCGCACCTGTTAGGGAACTTGGAGGAGTTCTTGGCCAAGATGACGCACCGGATCAAGGAAGCTCAGAGCGAAAAGGTGACACTGGAGCTGACCTTGAACAA ACGGGTCACTGATCACAACTGGGAGGTGCAGCAGCTGTACGAGGAAATGGAGCAGCAAATAAACCGGGAGAAGCAGCGCCTTCAGCATGAG AGTAAAGCCAGAAGTCACCTGCACACCACGGAGGTGCAGAGAGCACTAGACATCGTGGAGGGGGAAGTGCAGCGCTTGCTGGTGGTTCAAAGTGAG CTCGAGACCCAGTTCTACAGCCTCAGCACCAAGCAGCACGCTGCCACCAGCGAGAACCAGAGGCTGAAAGAAAACAACCAGGACCTGGAGAACCAGCTGCAGCAAATCCACATTCAGCTCCAGGAGACCCAAGGGCAACTGGGTGCTATGAGGGGCAGGGTATCTCAGCTGCACAGCGAGGAAGGGAG GGCGCCGTACGGTATTTCATTTGCTCCTGATTCGGGACACAGGACAAGAGTGATCTCCACAGAAGAAGACCCCGCCACAGAGTTTATGAAAAAGGGAGAGGCGTTCTTCCAGCTGGAATTTTCAGGCCAAAGCTCTTTGCTCAGAGAACTGAACGATGCAATAGCAGCTCTGGACAACGTATCTGAACCACAAGTACCAGGGACAGATGACCTACTGCATGGGGATGCTTCTTTACACCCAGCCAGACAAGGTGGGGATTCGAAGCAAAGAATCAAGCAGGTCAGAGATTCGGAGCATCAGGTGCTCTCAAGAAATGACAATGAACCTAAGGCCCTGTCCGAAGCACTTTCAGTCCTTTCCACCAATCAGGCTACGTCACAAGGAGAGGCTCTTAAACAGGGACCAACTCAAGCAGAACCGCATGCACAGGATGTGAAGCAGGCTCCGGCCTCTGAGCCAGCAACGCACAACGAGGCTCCAAAACTAACGAAGACAGAGGTTGTttatgcagaggtgcagccccCTGCTGTTTCAGAGCCAGCAATGCAAGCCACCATTCCCAAGCAGAACCCACCAGAGAGAGGTGTTCTCCTGCCAAGTGTATCACAGCCTGGCATTAGAGAGCAGGCAGCGCCAGATGAAATACAGAAGTGGGTATCAATGAAGAGAGATGTGGTCCTTGCAGATGTGTGGCCACTTGCTGTTTCTGAGCAGGCACTGCTGAAGGAAAAGCCTCCAGAAATGAAAGCACCGGAGAAGAAGACATTTGAGCAGAGAGAGCCACCAAAACAGGAGATACCACCAACTTATCTCCCTCATGTGGGAGCCCTGCACAAGGAAGGTGTAGAAAATGAACAAGGGGGAGCCCTTCGCAGAGCCAGCCAGCTGGGGGATACGCCCCAGGCCAAGACACAGCCCCAAAGCACTGAGAAACCGGAGGCGACCCGGGCAGAAGAGACAAGAGGAGACATGGATATTTTTCAACAAGAGGAGAAGCAAGCGAGCAGAGTGAAGGCGAACGAGGATACAATCCCCAAACTGGGAGGCCAAGGGTATCAAGGTAATGTGACACCAGAGCAGCCAGGCGGAACTGCTAAAGGCACCACAGAGACCTGCACTGATCCAGACCATCTTTATAACGTGTTGTTTGTGGGGGACTCAAACGTTGGCAAAACATCGTTTCTGTACCGGTTACATGAGGATTCCTTCAACCCAAGTCTAACTGCTACCGTAG GAATGGATTATCGGGTCAAAAACCTTTTTGTGGACAACAAGTGCTTTGCTCTACGCCTATGGGACACAGCTGGTCAAGAAAG GTACCATAGCATCACCAAGCAGTTCTTCCGTAAAGCTGACGGAGTGGTGTTGATGTATGATGTCACTTCAGAATACTCCTTCGCAGACGTGCGCTACTGGCTGAGTTGTATCCAGGTAGgtataatgggtgaaatcctggctccactgaaggtAA
- the CDKN1A gene encoding cyclin-dependent kinase inhibitor 1 isoform X2: MRAGNMPLSQSNMHQAPCNRKICRNLFGPVDHEQLQNDLQDLMRRHLEEAQHRWNFDFETETPLEGKLKWERVLYPDMSPACLPSQDPSHSKGNGGEKNQSSPALKISTKDLNVALSSEAVQTGSESHKTSPPRHLKRKQTSIKDFYSSKRRIVPCKPNP, encoded by the exons ATGCGag CTGGAAACATGCCTCTGTCACAGAGTAACATGCATCAGGCCCCCTGCAACAGGAAGATCTGCCGAAACCTCTTTGGCCCGGTGGATCACGAGCAACTCCAGAATGACTTACAGGACTTGATGAGGAGACATCTGGAAGAAGCTCAGCACAGGTGGAATTTTGACTTTGAGACAGAAACACCGCTGGAAGGCAAGCTCAAGTGGGAGAGAGTCCTCTATCCTGACATGTCTCCTGCTTGCCTGCCTTCTCAGGACCCGAGCCACTCCAAAGGTAATGGTGGGGAGAAGAACCAGAGCTCTCCAGCACTTAAGATTTCTACAAAAGATCTTAACGTGGCCCTCTCGAGTGAAGCAGTACAGACGGGCTCCGAGTCCCACAAGACCAGTCCCCCACGGCACCTGAAACGAAAGCAGACCAGCATAAAAG aTTTCTACAGTTCGAAGCGGAGGATTGTCCCTTGCAAGCCAAATCCGTGA
- the RAB44 gene encoding ras-related protein Rab-44 isoform X1, with product MEEQRKPRKLGSSRRKQLRDAFGDAKTSPIPEEEPFPPEIMEKIQDFFQECDKDQKGFITRADMQKLKKEDFPCSAEELELVFDGLDTNRNGYLTTEEFTTGLKQFLSLQTATRQHRRRKTASRRVYMSRTDYSLEEADSEERKCFRAFMDQLGADNIFEDQSEIWRLWVKLRQDEPHLLGNLEEFLAKMTHRIKEAQSEKVTLELTLNKRVTDHNWEVQQLYEEMEQQINREKQRLQHESKARSHLHTTEVQRALDIVEGEVQRLLVVQSELETQFYSLSTKQHAATSENQRLKENNQDLENQLQQIHIQLQETQGQLGAMRGRVSQLHSEEGRAPYGISFAPDSGHRTRVISTEEDPATEFMKKGEAFFQLEFSGQSSLLRELNDAIAALDNVSEPQVPGTDDLLHGDASLHPARQGGDSKQRIKQVRDSEHQVLSRNDNEPKALSEALSVLSTNQATSQGEALKQGPTQAEPHAQDVKQAPASEPATHNEAPKLTKTEVVYAEVQPPAVSEPAMQATIPKQNPPERGVLLPSVSQPGIREQAAPDEIQKWVSMKRDVVLADVWPLAVSEQALLKEKPPEMKAPEKKTFEQREPPKQEIPPTYLPHVGALHKEGVENEQGGALRRASQLGDTPQAKTQPQSTEKPEATRAEETRGDMDIFQQEEKQASRVKANEDTIPKLGGQGYQGNVTPEQPGGTAKGTTETCTDPDHLYNVLFVGDSNVGKTSFLYRLHEDSFNPSLTATVGMDYRVKNLFVDNKCFALRLWDTAGQERYHSITKQFFRKADGVVLMYDVTSEYSFADVRYWLSCIQEGAGDGIVILLLGNKTDCAAQRQVSTEEGGRLAKECELLFYECSAASGHKVSESMIDLARSLKTHEDRLKAEVVEVPAPPKKKRGCCR from the exons ATGGAGGAGCAGAGGAAACCCAGGAAGCTGGGCTCAAGCCGACGAAAGCAGCTGCGAGACGCATTTGGTGATGCAAAGACGTCCCCAATCCCGGAGGAGGAGCCGTTCCCACCCGAAATAATGGAAAAGATTCAGGATTTCTTCCAGGAATGTGACAAGGACCAGAAAGGTTTCATCACACGCGCTGACATGCAG AAACTTAAGAAAGAGGATTTCCCATGCAGCgcagaggagctggagctggtCTTTGATGGTCTCGATACCAACAGGAACGGATATTTAACTACGGAGGAATTCACCACGGGGCTCA AGCAGTTCCTGAGCTTGCAGACCGCAACAAGGCAGCACAGGAGAAGGAAGACAGCTTCCAGGAGGGTGTACATGTCCCGCACGGACTACTCCCTGGAAGAAGCAGACAGCGAGGAAAGAAAATGCTTCAGAGCGTTCATGGATCAACTCGGAGCAGACAATATCTTTGAAGA ccaGTCAGAGATTTGGAGGCTCTGGGTGAAGCTCCGTCAAGACGAGCCGCACCTGTTAGGGAACTTGGAGGAGTTCTTGGCCAAGATGACGCACCGGATCAAGGAAGCTCAGAGCGAAAAGGTGACACTGGAGCTGACCTTGAACAA ACGGGTCACTGATCACAACTGGGAGGTGCAGCAGCTGTACGAGGAAATGGAGCAGCAAATAAACCGGGAGAAGCAGCGCCTTCAGCATGAG AGTAAAGCCAGAAGTCACCTGCACACCACGGAGGTGCAGAGAGCACTAGACATCGTGGAGGGGGAAGTGCAGCGCTTGCTGGTGGTTCAAAGTGAG CTCGAGACCCAGTTCTACAGCCTCAGCACCAAGCAGCACGCTGCCACCAGCGAGAACCAGAGGCTGAAAGAAAACAACCAGGACCTGGAGAACCAGCTGCAGCAAATCCACATTCAGCTCCAGGAGACCCAAGGGCAACTGGGTGCTATGAGGGGCAGGGTATCTCAGCTGCACAGCGAGGAAGGGAG GGCGCCGTACGGTATTTCATTTGCTCCTGATTCGGGACACAGGACAAGAGTGATCTCCACAGAAGAAGACCCCGCCACAGAGTTTATGAAAAAGGGAGAGGCGTTCTTCCAGCTGGAATTTTCAGGCCAAAGCTCTTTGCTCAGAGAACTGAACGATGCAATAGCAGCTCTGGACAACGTATCTGAACCACAAGTACCAGGGACAGATGACCTACTGCATGGGGATGCTTCTTTACACCCAGCCAGACAAGGTGGGGATTCGAAGCAAAGAATCAAGCAGGTCAGAGATTCGGAGCATCAGGTGCTCTCAAGAAATGACAATGAACCTAAGGCCCTGTCCGAAGCACTTTCAGTCCTTTCCACCAATCAGGCTACGTCACAAGGAGAGGCTCTTAAACAGGGACCAACTCAAGCAGAACCGCATGCACAGGATGTGAAGCAGGCTCCGGCCTCTGAGCCAGCAACGCACAACGAGGCTCCAAAACTAACGAAGACAGAGGTTGTttatgcagaggtgcagccccCTGCTGTTTCAGAGCCAGCAATGCAAGCCACCATTCCCAAGCAGAACCCACCAGAGAGAGGTGTTCTCCTGCCAAGTGTATCACAGCCTGGCATTAGAGAGCAGGCAGCGCCAGATGAAATACAGAAGTGGGTATCAATGAAGAGAGATGTGGTCCTTGCAGATGTGTGGCCACTTGCTGTTTCTGAGCAGGCACTGCTGAAGGAAAAGCCTCCAGAAATGAAAGCACCGGAGAAGAAGACATTTGAGCAGAGAGAGCCACCAAAACAGGAGATACCACCAACTTATCTCCCTCATGTGGGAGCCCTGCACAAGGAAGGTGTAGAAAATGAACAAGGGGGAGCCCTTCGCAGAGCCAGCCAGCTGGGGGATACGCCCCAGGCCAAGACACAGCCCCAAAGCACTGAGAAACCGGAGGCGACCCGGGCAGAAGAGACAAGAGGAGACATGGATATTTTTCAACAAGAGGAGAAGCAAGCGAGCAGAGTGAAGGCGAACGAGGATACAATCCCCAAACTGGGAGGCCAAGGGTATCAAGGTAATGTGACACCAGAGCAGCCAGGCGGAACTGCTAAAGGCACCACAGAGACCTGCACTGATCCAGACCATCTTTATAACGTGTTGTTTGTGGGGGACTCAAACGTTGGCAAAACATCGTTTCTGTACCGGTTACATGAGGATTCCTTCAACCCAAGTCTAACTGCTACCGTAG GAATGGATTATCGGGTCAAAAACCTTTTTGTGGACAACAAGTGCTTTGCTCTACGCCTATGGGACACAGCTGGTCAAGAAAG GTACCATAGCATCACCAAGCAGTTCTTCCGTAAAGCTGACGGAGTGGTGTTGATGTATGATGTCACTTCAGAATACTCCTTCGCAGACGTGCGCTACTGGCTGAGTTGTATCCAG